Within candidate division KSB1 bacterium, the genomic segment AGAAAGAAGCAAGGTGCACGCTGAGAGACACTCTGCTCGTAGCAGAGACCGCCGTCGGGTACTCCTTGGGAAAACAGTTCGGCAAACAGACAAGAAGGCACAAAGATGCTCGAGGGCTCGTGTCTTCCGGGAGTTCATTGGGACCACCGCCATGCTGTGCCTGCTGTCCAGAGCCCGCTCCTCCTTGCCGGCGCTGCATATTTCGCTTGACATTCAGCGCGAAATTGCATACCATACAGCGCGAGGAAGGATATTGAGCCCTCTCCGCACGAACAAAGAGTGTCGACTTTATGATCTGGGCATGGGAAGGACTCACCTGAGGAGTAGGCCGTCCGCCGGTGGCGCGGGACTACTGTTGGGCAATTGCCAGCATTAGGGGAAGAGCCCCGTGTGCTCGCGGGTATCTTGAGGTTAGGGGCAAAGGAGCTGCCATGAAATTTGTTTTTTGCGCCATTGTGGCCCTTGCGCTAAGCAGATGCAGCAACCACGGCGACCGCACAGAGCTGACGAAAGCTGACCACGGCCGAGTACTTCATCTGCGCCAGGGAACCGAACTGACCGTCTCCTTGGAAGGCAACCCTACCACCGGATTCACCTGGGAAGTGGCTGAGCTCGACTCCGCCGCCATTGTGCAAGAAAAGGAGGCTGAGTTCGTCCCTCACTCGCGCCTGATAGGCGCACCAGGCACTTTCACTTTTCACTTCAGGGCATTGAAGAAAGGGACCGCGACGCTACGCCTGGTGTACAGGCGGCCATGGGAAAAAGAGGTCCCGGCGGATACATTCAGCGTGCGCGTGGTAATCAAGTAACAAAGCTACTCCCCAGCACCCGTCAGCCTGGTGAGCTCTGAGAACGAGTGCGTACATGGTACCATGTGCTTCTCAGCTTGACAGTGGAGGTGTGGCCATGCGACGGATACTTTGTGTGGTTTTCGTGCTCCTGCTGGCGTGGGGTGTCCTTCTTGGCCAGCAGATCAGCCGCGCCCAGGTTGAGGCGCAGTTGCAGCGCCTGCAGGCCGAGTTGGCCACCGGGCGCTACTCGTTCACAGTGGGGCACAATCCAGCCCTGAATTTCAGCCTGGAACAGCTCTGCGGTTTGCGTGAGGCACCTGACTGGCGGAAGACCGCTCGCCAGCGCTCTCTGGCCACCCTTAGGCCGGCCGTGGTGCGGGCCCTGGAGGCGCCGACAGCCCTGCCCTCCTCGTGGGACTGGCGCCAGCACAACGGCGTTACGCCTGTCCGCGATCAGGACGGATGCGGCAGTTGCTGGGCCTTTGCTACCGTCGCCTCGTTGGAATCGGTGCTGATGATCAAGCAGGCGCTTTCGACTGACCTGTCCGAGCAATACCTGGTTTCCTGTAACACCTCCGGCTGGGGGTGCAATGGAGGCTGGTGGGCGCATGACATGCTGGTCAATCCTGGGGCGGTGCTCGAACAAGACTTTCCCTACGTGGCCAGCGACGTGCCCTGCGGTGGACCCTACAATTACCCGTACAAGCTCACCGGCTGGGCGTACGTGACAGGCGAAGATGCCATTCCTGCGGTGGAAGCCCTCAAAAAGGCAATCTATGACTACGGCCCGGCCTGCGCCGCAGTCTACGTGGGGCCATTCTTCCAAGCCTACACAGGGGGCGTGTTCGATAAGGATGAGGCGCCAAAAGGGGGACTGCTCAGCTGTTGCCCTGCCCCGGCCAAGGTCAATCATGCCATCTTTATCATCGGCTGGGATGACAGTAAGGGGGCCTGGCTTCTCAAGAACTCCTGGGGTCCGGGCTGGGGAGAGACATGTGGCTACGGCTCGGAAGGTGGCTACATGTGGATCAAGTACGGCATAAGCAACGTGGGGTATGCCGCGGCAGTAGCTTGGTAGGCCTCAGGTCGATTATCTGCCTGTATTGGCTGCAGGTGGAAGGCACACGAGCGTGCTTCCACCTGCAGCAAGTCCCTATTTAGAGAACGCCGGCCGCCCCCCTTACTTCTTCACCCTCACCGGATACGGCGGCCGCTGAGGCCTACGGGGGGGATTCTTCTCCAGCTCAGCCATGACAACCTCGATGGCCTTTTCCAGCTGGGGGTCGTGCCCGGCGATCACCTTAGCCGGTTCCTGCTCAACCTCGTAGTCGGGCGGTACGCCTTCGTTTTCCACTACGAACCCCTCCTCAGTCCAGATGGCCAGATTGGGTGCGGTCACATAGCCGCCATCCATCAGCACCGGGAAGCCGAGGATGCCTACCAGGCCGCCCCAGGTGCGCTTGCCCACCAGCGGACCAAGGCCCAACTTGCGGAACATCCATGGGAGCAGGTCGCCGCCAGAGCCGGCGTTCTCGTCGATCACCATCACCTTGGGCCCAAAGATCGCCCCGCTGGGGGTCACAAGGTCCTGCCCATAGCGTAACGCCCAGTGGCAAATGTACGGCCGCCGCAGGTGGTCGATGTAGTAGTCGGCAACCTGTCCGCCGCCGTTAAAGCGCTCATCAATGATGATGGCCTCCTTGTTGGTCTGCGGGAAAAAGTAGCGCTTGAAGTAGGTGTGGCCCAACCTGGCGGTGTTAGGCACATACACGTACGCCACCCGCCCGCCGGTTGCGGCATCTACCTTGCGAATGTTGCCCTCCACCCAGTCGCGGTTGCGCAGGTCACTTTCGTCTTTGATGGGCACCACCTGCAAGGTGCGCGCTCCGGTGCCGTCCGGATTGGGCCCCACGGTGATTTCCACTATCTTGCCGGCGGTATTCTCGAAACGGCTAAAGAGGTTTTCCGGCGGCCGCAGCTCCTTGCCGTTCACCGCAAGCAGGTACTCGCCGGCCTGCACGTCGATGCCCGGCTGTTTGAGGGGTGACTCCAAGTCCGGGTTCCAGTTCAATCCGCCGTAGACCTTAGCAAAGCGATAGCGACCGTTTTCGACCACATAGTCGGCCCCGAGAAGGCCCCCTGGTATGCGCTTTGGCTTGGCCGGTTGGTCGCCTCCGCTCACCCGATGGTGCCCCACAGCTAGCTCGCTGCACATCCACTGGATGAGACGGTTGAGGTCGTCGCGGCACGCCAGATGAGGCAGGAACACCTCATACTTCCTCTTCATCGCCCGCCAATCGGCTCCGTGGAAATTGGGGTCGTAGAAGTAGTCGCGATTGATCCGCCATGCCTCGTCAAAGATCTGCCGCCACTCCGCCTGCGGCTCAATGCGCACCTCGATGGCGTCTATGTTCAGCCGTCCCTTGCCGGGGTCTATCTTGTCAGCCACCTCCGCAATCGCCCAGGACTCGCCGGCCCGATACAGGAGCTTCTTACCATCCGCGGTCAGCTGGTAGTCATCCACCTTCTCCAGTATGACCTTGTCCTCCTTCTTGTCCAGCTCGTAGCGATGGAGCTTCGCGCTGCCTCCAGGGACGTTTTCCAGGAAATAGACCTGACGTTCCTTGCCCACCTGGAGGTCCCGGTAGTCCCCTTCCGGGAGGGGCAGTGCGACAATTCGCTCGTTGATCCCGGCAAAGTCAATGACCACTCTGCTCGTGGGCTTTTGTTCGCGGACCTTTTCCTTGCCTTTCTCCCCCTTGTCCTCCTCGACCTTGCCCTTCTCTTCATCGCTCTGCTTGGCCAATGGGGAAGGGGTTTCCTTCTGCAGCGAGGCCAGATAGATGGCGTTCTTCATGCGTACGTCTGCGTTGGACATGGCGAACCAGTGCTTCACCGGCCCGGCGTCGGTGGAAGCAAAGAAGTAGAGGAACTTGCCGTCAGGGTCGAAAACCGGATCGCTGGCTTCTGCCATGCCATCGGTGAGCGGCCACGACTTGTCTTGCTCGATGCTGTAGACAAAGATCTGCTGAAAGTAGGCGGTATTGGTCAGCGTGTACGCGATCCAGCGCGAGTCCTGCGACCAGGCGCCGCGGATGGAGCCAAACGCGCCAGGCATGTACAGCGCCTCCTGGGCGATCCTGGCAATGCGGCCGCTTTCGATATCCACCCAGAAGAGCGTCCGGGCATTGTCTGCGAAACAGAGCTTCTTGCTGTCCGGCGCCCAGGAGATGGCGTTGTAGAAGCCTGCACCTCCTGGCTTGAAAGTCCGGGAGGGTCCTTTGCCATCCTGCGGGGCGATGACTAGGGCGTACTCCCCTGAGGCATCCGAAAAGTAGGCAATGTACCTGCCGTCTGGGCTCCAGGCCGGGAAGCGCTCGTGCGCGCCTGGGGTGTTGGTGAGGTTGCGGGGGTCACCCTTTTCCGCCGGCACGGTGATGATCTCGCCGCGGAATTCAAACACTGCCCGCGCCCCGGAGGGCGAGATGTCCCTGCTGCGGATCCACTCGGCTCCTTTCACATAGCGGGGGCGTAGTTCTAACAGGTCGGCGGTGACCCCCACCCGCAGCCGGCTCACCTGCCCGCTCTCCAGGTCGTAAATGTGCAGATACCCTGCCTGCTCGAAAATGATTCTGCCCGCTCCTGCCGAAGCCCCCAGTACCGGAAAGTCAGTGAAAAACGTCAGCTGCTTAACCTCTTTGCTGATGGTATCATAGCAGAACAGGTTGAATTCACCGTTGCGATCGGAGCGAAAATAGACCTTGTCGCCCACCCACATCGGGTCGGTGTCGTTGCACCGTCCAGGCGGCTGCGGTATCTTCTCCACGCTGTGGTCGGCGAAGGTGTAGAGCCAGATGGTGGCGACGGTGCCGCCGCGGTAATGTTTCCATTGGTGGAACACCTCTCGCACCGGCAAATACGCCAGCCGCCTCCCGTCCGGCGAATAGCAAGCCTTGAAGCCCACCGGCAGTTCTAGCTTTTGCGGCCATCCACCCTGCACAGGGACGGTGAACAGCTGAGCGTAGCGGCTGGTGAAAGAAAAGCGGGGCGAATAGAACAACACCGACTTGCCGTCTGGGGTGAAACCGCACACCACATCGGGTGCCGGATGATAGGTGAGGCGCGTGGGGACCCCGCCAGTGACCGGCACCACGAAGACGTCAGTGTTCCCATCGTACTCGCCACTGAAGGCAATCCACTTCCCATCCGGCGAAAAGACGGGGTTGAATTCCCTCCCTTCGCCTGAGGTGAGCCGGCGCGCATTGCTGCCGTCCTGCTCTGCAAGATACAGGTCGCCTGCGTAGGCAAAAGCGATGTGCTCGGCACTGATGGCCGGCTGAGTCACCATCCTTGTGTCCACCGGGTCGATGGCGCCCACCATTGCCACGCCCACCACGAGCAAAGGGGCAACCAGGATGCGTACAACCCACCTGCGCATGGCTATTCCTCCCAGAAAACGACAGGGGTGAGCTCGAAGCTCACCCCTTGTCCCTTACTTCACGCCTTCGATCTCATCCGCCAGGGGCCCGGCGTCGTACAGCTTGCGGAGGGCCTCGCTGATGTAGCCTGTGTGCACGGCCACGGCCCGGTTGGCCTCCTCGTCATAGACAAAGCGTCCTACCAGACTCTCAATATTGCCGTCAAAGATCAGACCCACCACTTCCGCCTTGGCGTTGATGACCGGCGAGCCCGAGTTGCCGCCGATGATGTCGCAGGTGCTGACAAAGTTCACCGGTGTTGACAGGTCCAGCCGATCCTTGCGCTCCCAGAACCGCTGCGGCAGGTCAAAGTCCTTTTCGCGCTCGAAGCTCAGGGCGCGGTCGTACAGGCCATAGAGCGTGGTTTTGTACGGCGCCTTGGTGCCATTCATGGGATAGCCCTTAACAGCGCCATAGGAAAGTCGCAAGGTGAACGTCGCATCAGGATAGGCGGACTTGCCGTAGACCGCAAAACGGGCCTGGGCAA encodes:
- a CDS encoding PDZ domain-containing protein; the protein is MRRWVVRILVAPLLVVGVAMVGAIDPVDTRMVTQPAISAEHIAFAYAGDLYLAEQDGSNARRLTSGEGREFNPVFSPDGKWIAFSGEYDGNTDVFVVPVTGGVPTRLTYHPAPDVVCGFTPDGKSVLFYSPRFSFTSRYAQLFTVPVQGGWPQKLELPVGFKACYSPDGRRLAYLPVREVFHQWKHYRGGTVATIWLYTFADHSVEKIPQPPGRCNDTDPMWVGDKVYFRSDRNGEFNLFCYDTISKEVKQLTFFTDFPVLGASAGAGRIIFEQAGYLHIYDLESGQVSRLRVGVTADLLELRPRYVKGAEWIRSRDISPSGARAVFEFRGEIITVPAEKGDPRNLTNTPGAHERFPAWSPDGRYIAYFSDASGEYALVIAPQDGKGPSRTFKPGGAGFYNAISWAPDSKKLCFADNARTLFWVDIESGRIARIAQEALYMPGAFGSIRGAWSQDSRWIAYTLTNTAYFQQIFVYSIEQDKSWPLTDGMAEASDPVFDPDGKFLYFFASTDAGPVKHWFAMSNADVRMKNAIYLASLQKETPSPLAKQSDEEKGKVEEDKGEKGKEKVREQKPTSRVVIDFAGINERIVALPLPEGDYRDLQVGKERQVYFLENVPGGSAKLHRYELDKKEDKVILEKVDDYQLTADGKKLLYRAGESWAIAEVADKIDPGKGRLNIDAIEVRIEPQAEWRQIFDEAWRINRDYFYDPNFHGADWRAMKRKYEVFLPHLACRDDLNRLIQWMCSELAVGHHRVSGGDQPAKPKRIPGGLLGADYVVENGRYRFAKVYGGLNWNPDLESPLKQPGIDVQAGEYLLAVNGKELRPPENLFSRFENTAGKIVEITVGPNPDGTGARTLQVVPIKDESDLRNRDWVEGNIRKVDAATGGRVAYVYVPNTARLGHTYFKRYFFPQTNKEAIIIDERFNGGGQVADYYIDHLRRPYICHWALRYGQDLVTPSGAIFGPKVMVIDENAGSGGDLLPWMFRKLGLGPLVGKRTWGGLVGILGFPVLMDGGYVTAPNLAIWTEEGFVVENEGVPPDYEVEQEPAKVIAGHDPQLEKAIEVVMAELEKNPPRRPQRPPYPVRVKK
- a CDS encoding C1 family peptidase encodes the protein MRRILCVVFVLLLAWGVLLGQQISRAQVEAQLQRLQAELATGRYSFTVGHNPALNFSLEQLCGLREAPDWRKTARQRSLATLRPAVVRALEAPTALPSSWDWRQHNGVTPVRDQDGCGSCWAFATVASLESVLMIKQALSTDLSEQYLVSCNTSGWGCNGGWWAHDMLVNPGAVLEQDFPYVASDVPCGGPYNYPYKLTGWAYVTGEDAIPAVEALKKAIYDYGPACAAVYVGPFFQAYTGGVFDKDEAPKGGLLSCCPAPAKVNHAIFIIGWDDSKGAWLLKNSWGPGWGETCGYGSEGGYMWIKYGISNVGYAAAVAW
- a CDS encoding protease inhibitor I42 family protein — translated: MKFVFCAIVALALSRCSNHGDRTELTKADHGRVLHLRQGTELTVSLEGNPTTGFTWEVAELDSAAIVQEKEAEFVPHSRLIGAPGTFTFHFRALKKGTATLRLVYRRPWEKEVPADTFSVRVVIK